A window of Cellulomonas fimi contains these coding sequences:
- a CDS encoding GH1 family beta-glucosidase — MTTTRPSGRQFSDDFLWGSATASYQIEGAHDADGRGPSIWDTFSRTPGKVLNGDTGDVAVDHYHRVAQDVEIMQGLGLQAYRFSIAWPRIQPTGSGEFNQAGLDFYSDLVDRLIAAGIKPVVTLYHWDLPQPLEDEGGWANRETAYRFADYARKLAEVLGDRIHLWTTLNEPWCSAFLGYASGVHAPGVTDDVASLKAVHHLNLGHGLAGRAIREVLGEDAPISITLNLHVTRAATDSADDVEAKRRIDTIANEVFLGPLLDGEYPKEVFADTAHLTDWSFVQEGDLELIRIPLTVLGVNYYSTGRVQKGSGVRLAPGTPGPDGHRVSEHSPWVGAESVEWLPQPGPHTAMGWNQEPQGLVDLLLELRDRYPSQPLAITENGAAFYDTVSEDGRVHDAERVAYLHDHIDAVGEAIEKGADVRGYFVWSLLDNFEWAYGYDRRFGVVRVDYDTQERIVKDSGLWYRELLRTRTIAPAEWAAAIQP; from the coding sequence ATGACGACCACGCGCCCCTCCGGCCGCCAGTTCTCCGACGACTTCCTCTGGGGGTCGGCGACCGCCTCGTACCAGATCGAGGGCGCGCACGACGCGGACGGCCGCGGCCCGTCCATCTGGGACACCTTCTCCCGCACCCCGGGCAAGGTCCTCAACGGCGACACCGGCGACGTCGCGGTCGACCACTACCACCGCGTCGCGCAGGACGTCGAGATCATGCAGGGCCTCGGCCTGCAGGCCTACCGGTTCTCGATCGCGTGGCCGCGCATCCAGCCGACCGGCTCGGGCGAGTTCAACCAGGCGGGTCTCGACTTCTACTCGGACCTCGTCGACCGCCTCATCGCCGCGGGCATCAAGCCCGTCGTGACGCTCTACCACTGGGACCTCCCGCAGCCGCTCGAGGACGAGGGCGGCTGGGCCAACCGCGAGACCGCCTACCGGTTCGCGGACTACGCCCGCAAGCTCGCCGAGGTCCTCGGCGACCGCATCCACCTGTGGACCACGCTCAACGAGCCGTGGTGCTCCGCGTTCCTCGGCTACGCGTCGGGCGTGCACGCCCCCGGCGTGACCGACGACGTCGCGTCGCTCAAGGCCGTCCACCACCTCAACCTCGGGCACGGTCTCGCCGGCCGCGCGATCCGCGAGGTGCTCGGCGAGGACGCGCCCATCTCCATCACGCTCAACCTGCACGTCACGCGCGCCGCGACCGACTCGGCCGACGACGTCGAGGCCAAGCGCCGCATCGACACGATCGCGAACGAGGTCTTCCTCGGCCCGCTCCTCGACGGCGAGTACCCCAAGGAGGTGTTCGCGGACACCGCGCACCTCACCGACTGGTCCTTCGTGCAGGAAGGCGACCTCGAGCTCATCCGCATCCCGCTGACCGTGCTCGGCGTCAACTACTACTCGACAGGCCGCGTGCAGAAGGGCAGCGGCGTGCGCCTCGCCCCGGGCACCCCGGGCCCCGACGGGCACCGCGTCTCCGAGCACTCGCCGTGGGTCGGCGCCGAGTCGGTCGAGTGGCTGCCGCAGCCCGGCCCGCACACCGCGATGGGCTGGAACCAGGAGCCCCAGGGCCTCGTCGACCTGCTGCTCGAGCTGCGCGACCGCTACCCGAGCCAGCCGCTCGCCATCACGGAGAACGGCGCCGCGTTCTACGACACGGTGTCCGAGGACGGCCGCGTGCACGACGCCGAGCGCGTCGCCTACCTGCACGACCACATCGACGCCGTCGGCGAGGCCATCGAGAAGGGCGCCGACGTGCGCGGCTACTTCGTGTGGTCGCTGCTCGACAACTTCGAGTGGGCGTACGGGTACGACCGCCGCTTCGGCGTCGTCCGCGTCGACTACGACACGCAGGAGCGCATCGTGAAGGACTCGGGTCTCTGGTACCGCGAGCTCCTGCGCACCCGCACGATCGCCCCCGCCGAGTGGGCGGCCGCGATCCAGCCCTGA
- the yicI gene encoding alpha-xylosidase, which produces MKFTDGYWLPQPGTTILRPRDVADVQVGADTLTVWSSTAPLTSRGDTLNRPLVTVTFSSPMDDVVGVRIEHFQGGVNRGPHFGLTTQPAGVKVEPADEDGVATFTAGALTARVRTRGEWSVQFDGDGRHLTASTPRSIGVVTDAKGDHYVHEQLTLGVGEHVYGLGERFGAFVKNGQSVDIWNADGGTASEQAYKNVPFYLSDQGYGVFVDHPGLVSYEVGTEVVSRTQFSVAGESLQYYVIYGPTPKDVLRRYTALTGRPARVPDWSYGLWLSTSFTTSYDEATVTSFVDGMAERGIPLSVFHFDCFWMREFHWSDFTWDPATFPDPEGMLARLKAKGLRICVWINPYIAQRSRLFAEGRERGFLVKRADGSVWQTDLWQAGMGLVDFTNPDAVRWYTDELRALLGQGVDCFKTDFGERIPTDVVWHDGTDPERMHNYYTYLYNKAVWDLLVEERGEGEAVLFARSATVGGQQFPVHWGGDSESTFASMAESLRGGLSLALSGFGYWSHDIGGFEGTPDPAVFKRWLAFGLLSSHSRLHGSDSYRVPWAFDDEAVDVARDFTRLKLRLMPYLAQAGVEAHEQGVPVMRPMVLEFPDDRGARTVDTQYMLGSDLLVAPVFSADGEVDVYVPDGTWTSLLSGEQVTGPRWVRERHGFDSLPLYVRPGGVVPLAARDERPDDDWLDGLTLRVFGLPDGHRSVTRVPSAGGDAEFEVSRQGGTVRVEARGTSAPWSVQVAPSADGPGGAAHAVAGQAVVELAV; this is translated from the coding sequence ATGAAGTTCACCGACGGGTACTGGCTCCCGCAGCCCGGGACGACGATCCTGCGGCCGCGCGACGTCGCCGACGTCCAGGTCGGCGCCGACACCCTCACCGTGTGGTCCTCCACGGCCCCCCTGACGTCGCGCGGCGACACGCTCAACCGGCCGCTCGTCACGGTGACGTTCTCGTCGCCCATGGACGACGTGGTCGGCGTGCGCATCGAGCACTTCCAGGGCGGCGTCAACCGCGGCCCGCACTTCGGTCTCACGACGCAGCCCGCCGGAGTCAAGGTCGAGCCGGCCGACGAGGACGGTGTCGCGACGTTCACCGCGGGTGCCCTCACGGCCCGCGTCCGCACGCGGGGCGAGTGGAGCGTGCAGTTCGACGGCGACGGCCGCCACCTCACGGCGTCGACGCCGCGCAGCATCGGTGTCGTCACGGACGCGAAGGGCGACCACTACGTGCACGAGCAGCTCACGCTCGGCGTCGGGGAGCACGTCTACGGCCTGGGGGAGCGCTTCGGCGCGTTCGTGAAGAACGGCCAGAGCGTCGACATCTGGAACGCCGACGGCGGCACCGCGAGCGAGCAGGCGTACAAGAACGTGCCGTTCTACCTGTCCGACCAGGGGTACGGCGTCTTCGTCGACCACCCGGGGCTCGTGTCGTACGAGGTCGGCACCGAGGTCGTGTCGCGCACGCAGTTCTCCGTCGCGGGGGAGTCGCTGCAGTACTACGTCATCTACGGGCCGACGCCCAAGGACGTGCTGCGTCGCTACACGGCGCTGACCGGCCGTCCCGCGCGCGTGCCCGACTGGTCGTACGGCCTGTGGCTCTCGACGTCGTTCACCACGTCCTACGACGAGGCGACCGTGACGAGCTTCGTGGATGGCATGGCCGAGCGCGGCATCCCGCTGTCCGTCTTCCACTTCGACTGCTTCTGGATGCGCGAGTTCCACTGGAGCGACTTCACCTGGGACCCCGCGACCTTCCCGGATCCCGAGGGGATGCTCGCGCGGCTCAAGGCCAAGGGCCTGCGGATCTGCGTGTGGATCAATCCCTACATCGCGCAGCGCTCGCGGCTGTTCGCGGAAGGGCGCGAGCGCGGCTTCCTGGTGAAGCGCGCCGACGGGTCCGTCTGGCAGACGGACCTGTGGCAGGCGGGCATGGGCCTGGTCGACTTCACGAACCCCGACGCGGTCCGCTGGTACACCGACGAGCTGCGCGCGCTGCTGGGCCAGGGCGTCGACTGCTTCAAGACGGACTTCGGCGAGCGGATCCCGACGGACGTCGTGTGGCACGACGGCACCGACCCGGAGCGGATGCACAACTACTACACGTACCTCTACAACAAGGCGGTCTGGGACCTGCTGGTGGAGGAGCGCGGCGAGGGCGAGGCCGTGCTGTTCGCGCGCTCGGCGACGGTCGGCGGCCAGCAGTTCCCCGTGCACTGGGGCGGCGACTCGGAGTCGACGTTCGCGTCGATGGCGGAGTCGCTGCGCGGCGGCCTGTCGCTCGCGCTGTCGGGCTTCGGCTACTGGAGCCACGACATCGGCGGCTTCGAGGGCACGCCCGACCCCGCGGTGTTCAAGCGGTGGCTCGCGTTCGGCCTGCTGTCGTCGCACAGCCGCCTGCACGGCTCGGACTCCTACCGGGTGCCGTGGGCGTTCGACGACGAGGCCGTCGACGTGGCCCGCGACTTCACGCGGCTCAAGCTGCGCCTCATGCCGTACCTCGCGCAGGCGGGCGTCGAGGCGCACGAGCAGGGCGTGCCGGTGATGCGCCCGATGGTGCTCGAGTTCCCCGACGACCGGGGGGCGCGGACGGTGGACACGCAGTACATGCTCGGCTCGGACCTGCTCGTGGCCCCCGTGTTCTCCGCGGACGGCGAGGTCGACGTGTACGTGCCCGACGGCACGTGGACGTCGCTGCTGTCGGGCGAGCAGGTCACGGGCCCGCGGTGGGTGCGCGAGCGGCACGGGTTCGACTCGCTGCCGCTGTACGTCCGGCCCGGCGGCGTCGTGCCGCTCGCGGCGCGCGACGAGCGGCCCGACGACGACTGGCTGGACGGCCTGACGCTGCGCGTCTTCGGGCTGCCCGACGGTCACCGGTCGGTCACGCGTGTCCCGTCCGCGGGCGGCGACGCCGAGTTCGAGGTCAGCCGGCAGGGCGGCACGGTGCGCGTCGAGGCGCGCGGCACGTCGGCGCCGTGGTCGGTGCAGGTCGCGCCGTCGGCGGACGGCCCGGGCGGGGCGGCGCACGCCGTCGCCGGCCAGGCGGTCGTCGAGCTGGCGGTCTGA